In one window of Camelina sativa cultivar DH55 chromosome 15, Cs, whole genome shotgun sequence DNA:
- the LOC104745393 gene encoding NDR1/HIN1-Like protein 3-like, translating to MGSKQPYLNGAYYGPSIPPPPPPKSHRRSYDSPGIGCCCFSCIGSCIGSCLRCCCSCILSLICNILIAVSVILGLAALILWLIFRPNAVKFYVSDANLNQFSLDPNNNLHYNLDLNFTIRNPNQRVGVYYDEISISGYYGDQRFGSVNASSFYQGHKNTTVIGAKMEGQNLVVLGDGARSDLKEDEKSGIYRIGAKLRLSVRFKFWFVKSWKLKPKMKCDDLKIPLLGGSSNSTGGFKFQPVQCELDLS from the coding sequence ATGGGGTCCAAACAACCATACCTAAACGGCGCCTACTACGGCCCATCGAttcctccacctccaccacccAAATCTCACCGCCGTTCATACGACTCGCCAGGAATCGGATGCTGTTGCTTCAGCTGCATCGGAAGCTGCATCGGAAGCTGTCTACGCTGCTGTTGTTCATGTATCCTAAGCCTGATCTGCAACATCCTCATAGCTGTAAGCGTAATCCTCGGACTCGCCGCTCTTATCCTCTGGCTCATCTTCCGTCCAAACGCCGTCAAATTCTACGTCTCCGACGCTAACCTGAACCAATTCAGCCTCGATCCAAACAACAATCTACATTACAATCTCGATCTCAATTTCACAATCCGTAACCCTAACCAACGAGTCGGGGTTTACTACGATGAGATCTCGATTTCTGGATACTACGGAGACCAGAGGTTTGGATCTGTGAACGCGTCGTCGTTTTATCAGGGGCATAAGAACACGACGGTGATCGGAGCTAAAATGGAAGGACAGAATCTGGTGGTGCTTGGAGACGGAGCGAGGTCGGATCTGAAGGAAGATGAGAAATCTGGGATTTATCGGATTGGTGCTAAGTTGAGGCTTAGTGTTAGGTTTaagttttggtttgttaaatcGTGGAAGCTTAAACCGAAGATGAAGTGTGATGATCTTAAGATTCCTCTTCTTGGTGGTTCCTCTAACTCGACCGGAGGGTTTAAGTTTCAGCCAGTGCAGTGTGAGCTTGACTTGTCTTAG
- the LOC104745392 gene encoding NDR1/HIN1-like protein 12, with protein MTSKDCGSHSHSRRKLIRRIIWSIIFFLFIIFLTILLVWAILQPSKPRFLLQDATVYAFNVSGNPPNLLTSNLQITLSSRNTNDKIGIYYDRLDVYATYRNQQITFRTSIPSTYQGHKEVNIWSPFVYGTSVPVAPFNGLGLDQDQDNGSVMLIIRADGRVRWKVGTFITGKYHLYVKCPAYIDFNNKAAGVIVGNNAVKYTFTSSCSVSV; from the coding sequence ATGACCTCCAAAGACTGTGGTTCCCACAGCCACTCTCGCCGGAAACTTATCCGGCGAATAATATGGTCTATAATCTTTTTCCTCTTCATAATCTTCCTCACGATCCTCCTCGTTTGGGCAATTCTCCAACCTTCAAAGCCACGTTTCCTCCTCCAAGACGCAACCGTCTACGCTTTCAACGTCTCCGGAAATCCACCGAACCTCCTCACCTCTAACTTACAAATCACTCTCTCTTCCCGGAACACTAACGACAAGATCGGTATCTACTACGACCGCCTTGACGTCTACGCTACTTACCGAAACCAACAGATCACTTTCCGAACATCGATCCCTTCCACGTATCAAGGACACAAAGAAGTCAACATCTGGTCGCCGTTTGTCTACGGAACCTCCGTTCCCGTCGCTCCTTTTAACGGCCTTGGTCTTGACCAAGATCAAGATAACGGTTCCGTTATGTTGATCATTCGTGCTGACGGTAGAGTGAGGTGGAAGGTTGGTACTTTTATTACCGGCAAGTATCATCTTTATGTGAAGTGTCCAGCTTATATAGACTTCAATAATAAAGCTGCCGGAGTTATTGTCGGAAACAACGCCGTTAAGTATACGTTTACCTCTAGTTGTAGTGTTAGTGTCTAA
- the LOC104745391 gene encoding digalactosyldiacylglycerol synthase 1, chloroplastic, with the protein MVKETLIPPSSTSMTTGTSTSTSLSMTLSSTNALSFLSKGWREVWDSADADLQLMRDRANSVKNLASSFDREIENFLNNSARSAFPVVVSPSASEIGIMKKLQPKISEFRRVYSAPEISRKVMERWGPARAKLGIDLSAIKKAIVSEMELDERQGVLEIGRMRKRRNRDRVRFTEFFAEAEREEGEASFGDWEPIRSLKTRLKEFEKRSSSELLSGFKNSEFVEKLKTSFKSIYKETDEAKDVPPLDVPELLACLVRQSEPFLDQIGVRKDTCDRIVESLCKCKSQHLWHLPSAQASDLIENDNHGVDLDTRIASVLQSTGHHYDGGFWTDFLKPETSENKRHVAIVTTASLPWMTGTAVNPLFRAAYLAKSAKQSVTLVVPWLCESDQELVYPNNLTFSSPEEQESYIRKWLEERIGFKADFKISFYPGKFSKDRRSIFPAGDTSQFIPSKDADIAILEEPEHLNWYYHGKRWTDKFNHVVGIVHTNYLEYIKREKNGALQAFFVNHVNNWVTRAYCDKVLRLSAATQDLPKSVVCNVHGVNPKFLMIGEKVAEERSRGEQAFSKGAYFLGKMVWAKGYRELIDLMAKHKSELGSFNLDVYGNGEDSVEVQRAAKKHDLNLNFLKGRDHADDSLHKYKVFINPSISDVLCTATAEALAMGKFVVCADHPSNEFFRSFPNCLTYKTSEDFVAKVNEAMTKEPLPLTPEQMYNLSWEAATQRFMEYSDLDKILNEGDGGRRMQKSRSVPSFNEMVDGGLAFTHYVLTGNDFLRVCTGATPSTKDYDKQHCKDLNLVPPQAHKPIYGW; encoded by the exons atgGTTAAGGAGACTCTAATTCCTCCGTCGTCTACATCAATGACGACCGGAACATCGACGTCTACGTCTCTTTCGATGACGCTATCTTCGACGAACGCGTTATCGTTTCTGTCGAAAGGGTGGAGAGAGGTATGGGACTCAGCTGATGCGGATTTGCAGCTGATGAGAGACAGAGCTAACTCCGTTAAGAATCTAGCGTCGAGCTTCGACAGAGAGATCGAGAATTTCTTAAATAACTCGGCGAGGTCTGCGTTTCCCGTCGTCGTATCACCATCGGCGAGTGAAATTGGTATCATGAAGAAGCTTCAGCCGAAGATTTCGGAGTTTCGTAGGGTTTATTCGGCTCCGGAGATTAGCCGTAAGGTTATGGAGAGGTGGGGACCAGCTAGGGCGAAGCTTGGGATCGATCTATCGGCGATTAAGAAGGCGATTGTTTCTGAGATGGAATTGGATGAGCGTCAGGGAGTTTTAGAGATTGGTAGGATGAGGAAACGGCGTAATAGGGATAGGGTTAGGTTTACGGAGTTTTTCGCGGAGGCTGAGAGAGAGGAGGGGGAAGCTAGTTTTGGTGATTGGGAACCGATTAGGTCTTTGAAGACTAGGTTGAAAGAGTTTGAGAAACGAAGCTCATCGGAATTATTGAGTGGATTCAAGAACAGCGAATTTGTAGAGAAGCTCAAAACTAGCTTT AAATCAATTTACAAAGAAACTGATGAGGCAAAG GATGTCCCTCCATTGGATGTACCTGAACTTTTGGCATGTTTGGTTAGACAATCTGAACCTTTTCTTGATCAGATTGGTGTAAGGAAGG ATACGTGCGACCGAATAGTAGAAAGCCTTTGCAAATGCAAGAGCCAACACCTTTGGCACCTCCCATCTGCCCAAGCATCCgatttaattgaaaatgataacCATGGAGTTGATTTGGATACGAGGATAGCCAGTGTTCTTCAGAGCACAGGACATCATTATGATGGTGGGTTTTGGACTGATTTTTTGAAGCCTGAAACATCAGAAAACAAAAGGCATGTGGCCATTGTTACAACGGCAAGTCTTCCGTGGATGACCGGAACAGCTGTAAATCCCCTATTCAGAGCGGCATATTTAGCAAAATCTGCAAAACAGAGTGTTACGCTCGTGGTTCCTTGGCTCTGCGAATCTGATCAAGAACTAGTCTATCCAAACAATCTTACCTTCAGTTCACCTGAAGAACAAGAGAGTTATATACGTAAATGGTTGGAGGAAAGGATTGGTTTCAAGGCTGATTTTAAAATCTCCTTTTACCCAGGAAAG TTCTCAAAAGATAGGCGGAGCATATTTCCTGCTGGTGACACTTCTCAATTTATACCGTCAAAAGATGCTGACATTGCTATACTTGAAGAACCTGAACATCTCAACTGGTATTATCATGGCAAGCGTTGGACCGATAAATTCAACCATGTTGTTGGAATTGTCCACACAAACTACTTAGAGTACATTAAGAGGGAGAAGAATGGAGCTCTTCAAGCATTTTTTGTGAACCATGTAAACAACTGGGTCACACGAGCGTACTGCGACAAG GTTCTTCGCCTCTCTGCGGCAACACAAGATTTACCAAAGTCTGTTGTATGCAATGTCCATGGTGTAAATCCCAAGTTCCTTATGATTGGGGAGAAAGTTGCTGAAGAGAGATCCCGTGGAGAACAAGCCTTCTCAAAGGGTGCATATTTCTTAGGAAAAATGGTGTGGGCTAAAGGATACAGAGAACTAATAGATCTTATGGCTAAGCACAAGAGCGAACTTGGGAGCTTCAATCTAGATGTCTATGGGAACGGTGAAGATTCAGTCGAGGTCCAACGTGCAGCAAAGAAACACGACTTGAATCTCAATTTCCTCAAAGGAAGGGACCACGCAGATGATTCTCTTCACAA GTACAAAGTGTTCATAAACCCTAGTATCAGCGATGTTCTATGCACAGCAACCGCAGAAGCTCTAGCCATGGGGAAGTTTGTTGTCTGTGCTGATCATCCTTCAAACGAGTTCTTCAGATCATTCCCGAACTGCTTAACTTACAAAACATCCGAAGACTTTGTGGCCAAAGTGAATGAAGCAATGACGAAAGAGCCATTACCTCTCACTCCAGAGCAAATGTACAATCTCTCTTGGGAAGCAGCAACACAGAGGTTCATGGAGTATTCAGATCTCGATAAGATCTTAAATGAGGGAGATGGAGGACGGAGGATGCAGAAATCAAGATCTGTTCCAAGCTTTAACGAGATGGTCGATGGAGGATTGGCATTCACACACTATGTTCTAACAGGGAACGATTTCTTGAGAGTATGCACCGGAGCAACACCAAGCACAAAAGACTATGATAAGCAACATTGCAAGGATCTGAATCTTGTTCCACCTCAAGCTCACAAACCAATCTACGGCTGGTAG
- the LOC104748140 gene encoding putative FBD-associated F-box protein At5g56440: MSSICGLNDDLLVTILSLVKTKDAVATSLLSKRWLSLWKLVPRLDYVITPWYASHSGSDFIDNFLLLSEAPVLETMHLRLGFNCEPEEQERWVDIALARHVRVLELIYSRSPSSPMPFPRSLFTYNGLVVLRLQEVVIWDIPSTIFLQSLKTLSLLCVRFCSRDDELVHTLLSACPVLETLVVRRWLYDCVTTFKIAVPSLQSLYIMCRPGGHAKTDDREYIINAPSLKDLKVCDEFSWFRPLVEMPKLVKAEIKIRPDNSKKLLGCIASAKHLSLCVTSAKQLLMEKSVEYLCQLEYLELCTNCSSDWLCLLLKHSPKLRVLRFNNPTSQIDGCNSLRRIRDRWEEPCCVPECLVTSLETVEWVGYEGTETEKEVAIYILEKANHLKKMTISRHITYLREKYRTLIDLVSRLSCPIKCRLEVVALEQH, translated from the exons ATGAGCAGTATTTGTGGGCTTAATGACGATTTGCTCGTGACGATACTGTCATTGGTTAAGACGAAAGATGCTGTTGCCACAAGTCTTTTGTCAAAACGATGGCTTTCTCTGTGGAAACTGGTTCCAAGGCTTGACTATGTTATTACTCCATGGTATGCATCACATTCAGGttcagattttattgataattttcTGCTGCTAAGCGAGGCTCCAGTTCTAGAAACAATGCATCTCAGACTCGGGTTTAATTGTGAACCTGAGGAACAAGAAAGATGGGTTGATATTGCACTGGCTAGACATGTGCGTGTTCTTGAGCTTATTTATTCCCGTTCCCCTTCATCACCAATGCCTTTTCCTAGGAGCTTGTTTACATACAATGGCCTTGTGGTTTTACGCCTTCAAGAAGTGGTGATTTGGGATATTCCTTCGACAATATTTCTCCAGTCCCTCAAGACTCTGTCCCTTTTATGTGTCAGGTTCTGCTCTAGGGATGATGAACTTGTTCATACGCTTTTATCCGCTTGCCCTGTCCTTGAAACACTGGTCGTACGTCGGTGGCTTTATGACTGTGTTACAACCTTCAAAATTGCGGTCCCGTCGTTGCAGAGCTTATACATCATGTGCAGACCAGGTGGTCATGCAAAGACAGATGATCGTGAGTATATAATCAATGCTCCTTCTCTAAAGGATTTAAAAGTTTGTGATGAGTTTAGTTGGTTCCGTCCATTAGTGGAAATGCCGAAGTTGGTGAAGGCAGAAATCAAGATTAGACCGGATAATTCTAAGAAGCTTTTGGGATGTATAGCCTCAGCCAAACACCTCTCCTTATGTGTTACCTCAGCCAAACAATTACTAATGGAAAAATCTGTTGAGTATCTCTGCCAGCTCGAGTATTTAGAGCTTTGTACTAATTGCTCTTCAGATTGGTTATGTCTTTTACTTAAACATTCCCCTAAATTGCGAGTTCTGAGGTTCAACAATCCA ACATCTCAGATAGACGGCTGCAACTCGTTGAGACGGATCAGAGATAGGTGGGAGGAACCGTGTTGTGTACCTGAATGTTTGGTGACGAGTCTCGAAACTGTTGAGTGGGTTGGGTATGAaggaacagaaacagagaaagaagtgGCGATCTACATCTTAGAGAAGGCAAACCACCTAAAGAAGATGACTATATCCCGACATATCACCTACTTGAGAGAGAAATACCGTACGCTGATAGATTTGGTGTCCAGGCTGAGCTGTCCTATCAAATGTCGACTTGAGGTTGTGGCCTTGGAGCagcattaa
- the LOC104745389 gene encoding aluminum-activated malate transporter 8, giving the protein MEMDLNAQEKKEGFFQRLKDFPSKLKDGVTKRIKNVQKFGKDDPRRIIHSMKVGVALTLVSLLYYVRPLYISFGVSGMWAILTVVVVFEFTVGGTLSKGLNRGFATLTAGALGVGAVHLARFFGHQGEPIILGILVFSLGAAATFSRFFPRIKQRYDYGALIFILTFSMVAVSGYRTDEILVMAYQRLSTILIGGTICILVSIFVCPVWAGEDLHKMIANNINKLANYLEAFEGEYFPLSEKISKETNSCVREYKSILASKGTEDTLANLARWEPGHGRFRLRHPWKKYLKIAGLVRQCAFHFEILNGYVLSNYKAPEEFQSKIQEPIATMSREAGEALKAIAKSIKTMSKDTASVNAHIDNSKKAIENLRIALKSSYPETEKDLLEIIPGVTMASILIEVVNCVEKISGAVEEFSSLAHFKETLDPKLPVEIGQHQLLHRGSVKPVLDGDNEEEDNSSPHVLITVHDEQPPTTTGKNSLGAEKN; this is encoded by the exons ATGGAGATGGATTTGAATGctcaagagaagaaagaagggtTCTTTCAAAGGCTTAAGGATTTCCCTAGCAAGCTCAAAGATGGTGTCACCAAACGCATAAAGAATGTGCAAAAGTTTGGGAAGGATGATCCAAGACGTATCATCCACTCCATGAAAGTAGGGGTTGCTCTCACATTAGTATCTTTGTTGTACTATGTGCGGCCACTCTATATCAGCTTTGGAGTTTCGGGTATGTGGGCAATACTTACTGTCGTCGTAGTCTTCGAATTCACTGTTG gTGGAACACTTTCCAAAGGTTTAAACAGAGGCTTTGCAACATTGACAGCAGGAGCCTTAGGGGTTGGTGCCGTACACCTAGCTCGTTTCTTTGGACACCAAGGAGAGCCCATAATTCTTGGAATCTTAGTGTTCTCACTAGGTGCAGCTGCAACATTTTCGCGGTTCTTCCCAAGGATTAAACAGAGATATGACTACGGCGCCTTGATATTCATACTCACGTTTAGTATGGTTGCCGTTTCGGGTTACCGTACAGATGAAATATTGGTTATGGCATATCAAAGGTTATCCACTATTCTCATCGGTGGAACGATCTGCATACTTGTGTCGATCTTCGTTTGTCCTGTATGGGCTGGTGAAGATCTTCACAAGATGATTGCTAACAACATTAACAAACTTGCTAATTACTTAGAAG CTTTCGAGGGTGAATATTTTCCACTGTCGGAAAAGATTTCGAAGGAGACAAACTCGTGCGTTCGAGAATACAAGAGCATTCTAGCATCAAAAGGCACCGAAGATactttg GCGAATCTTGCAAGATGGGAGCCAGGGCATGGTCGTTTCAGGTTACGCCACCCATGGAAAAAGTACTTGAAAATTGCAGGACTCGTTCGCCAATGTGCCTTCCATTTTGAAATCCTCAATGGCTACGTTCTTTCTAATTATAAG GCACCAGAAGAATTCCAAAGTAAGATTCAAGAGCCAATAGCAACTATGAGCAGAGAAGCTGGTGAAGCACTAAAAGCCATAGCCAAATCTATTAAAACAATGAGCAAAGACACTGCTTCAGTGAACGCACACATTGACAACTCCAAAAAGGCAATAGAAAACCTAAGGATTGCACTCAAATCTTCTTATCCGGAGACAGAGAAAGATCTTCTGGAGATCATTCCCGGAGTCACAATGGCATCAATCCTGATCGAGGTTGTGAACTGCGTCGAGAAGATCTCTGGGGCTGTGGAAGAATTCTCCAGCCTTGCACACTTCAAAGAGACTTTGGATCCAAAATTACCAGTGGAAATAGGACAACATCAGTTACTTCACAGGGGAAGTGTAAAGCCGGTTCTAGATGGTGACAACGAGGAAGAAGACAATAGCTCTCCTCATGTTCTTATCACTGTCCATGATGAACAGCCACCAACGACCACCGGGAAGAACAGTTTGGGAGCAGAAAAAAACTAA